One Streptomyces sp. CG4 genomic window, GCCATGGTTTCAGTGCTGCCGACCGGCCGGGGTCGCTCGCTGTCGCGGATCGCAGTCGTACTCGCGTTGAGTGCGTTCGTCACGCTCGGTACGACCGTGGCGGAGGCGCCCGCCGTCGAATCATTCACGATCAACACCCCCACGAACGTCGTGGTCTGCCAGCCTGTCCTGATCACTTGGTCGGGCGGAGAGGCGCCGTACTCCCTGACGATTCTGCCTGGCTCGCAACCCGGTGCAGCACCGTTGCGGGATCTCGGCCAGCAGGATGGGACCTCGTACACGTGGACGGCTGACCTTCCGGCGGGGACGAGCGTGGGACTGACCCTCAAGGACAGCACAGGCCAAGTTGCCCAGAGCGCCCCATTCACCATCAATGACGGCCCTGACCACAGTTGTGTTCGTCCATAGGCTCGCTGCTGTACGACCCCTGAAACGCCAGTGGCCCCGGAATGATCCGGGGCTTCTGATCTGTGTGCACTCGGCAGGATTCGAACCTGCAACCTTCTGATCCGTAGCTCTACAGAGACGGGTCATTGAAGGTCATACAGGCTGCCGGGAGGCTCATGAGGGCCGGTGTGGGGCGCTGCCGGTTGCTGTGGTTGCGGTACTGCGCTGCTGTACAGAGCCTGCCCGACCGGCCTGGGCGGTCACCCAGTCCAGAAGCGCGTCCGCCAGATCGGAAAGGGATCTTCCCTCGCCCAGAAGGACAAAGCGGCAGTCGAGATGGTCTCCTGGATTGTGCGGGTTCAGGGTGCCACAGCGCAGACCTGTACGGTCGATCTGTCCGCCCAGGCAGGTACTCCCGAGTCGCGTCCACACCAGCAGGCCCTCTGTCCATAGCACTTCGGTGGGGAAGTCCACGCAAAAGTCTTCAGGTTCCGGCGCTCCACTCGGCCAGCTTGTGACGCGGGCCGCCAGGTGTTCGACCACTGGCCGCCAGTCTTCGCCGAACTCCCAGTCTGCGAGATAGTCATCGAACGTGCTCATCTGGCTAGTGAATCAGTGCTAGGAGAGCGGTGGGGTGATCTCACGCCTGAGCAGCGGCTTCGCCGACCCAGATCAAGATTCACCGTGATGCGCCACAGAGACGCGTCGTACTGCTCCGGACGGCTGTTGAGGAGCAGCTCGCGTAGATCGTGGCGCTGGTTGCCGTTGAGGTTCAGGGCCTCGGTGATGTGGCGGAACGTCGTGTGGGTGACTCCGCGGCTTCGGGCCTCGGCCTCGAACTGGTCGAGCTGAGGCAGGATCGCTTCGGGGTCCATCGGCACCGATGGCTGGTCCTTGAGCCATGAGGCCTTGTTGCGCTCGTAGTCGATCTCCGAGAAACCGCAGACTTCACGGCTGTACGCCTCGACCTCGTCCAGTGTCGTGGTCGTCAAGATGGAGCGGGCAAGCTGG contains:
- a CDS encoding Ser-Thr-rich GPI-anchored membrane family protein; the encoded protein is MVSVLPTGRGRSLSRIAVVLALSAFVTLGTTVAEAPAVESFTINTPTNVVVCQPVLITWSGGEAPYSLTILPGSQPGAAPLRDLGQQDGTSYTWTADLPAGTSVGLTLKDSTGQVAQSAPFTINDGPDHSCVRP